In Paenibacillus stellifer, the DNA window AGTTGAGTTAGCATCCGCCCAGATAATCTTTAGTCTGCTTCTTAGAAATCAGGCCGCACCGAGAGGGTACGGCCTATTTTTGCCGATCCGGCCTTTATGCTGCCTTTTAACTGTGAGGAAAAGTAGGCAAGATAGGCGTTGGATGCTTGAACCGCTCTAAGATGGACGAGCTGCAATCTATGTTTTTCTATTATGAATTTTTCATATGTTGTAATTCGATAATAAGTTGTGTTGCTGCTGTAAAAATCCCGCGACCGCTTGCGGATCGCCGATTTCGAACACAGGGCAGCCCAAGGCGGCTAATTTGCTCAACGCGAGCATATCCGGCCAGCAGACGGCAGCTTTCACATTTTTCAGACGGACGAGCAACTCCAAATCCTCATGCTCCCGGATCAGAACCATTTTGGGAAGGTCCTCGTCCTTAAACCCTTCGACAAGCACATAATCATATCTGACAAAACCGTTCACGAGTTCCTTCAAGCTTCTGCTTCTCGACTCCCAGACATAGGAGCTCTCATTCGACGTGATGGACACGGCTTCCGCTCCGGCTTCCCGATGAAGCCAGGTGTCCGTTCCAGGCCGATCGGCCTCGAAGCCGTGGACGTCATGCTTGATTACAGCCACGCTGAATCCCTGCCTGCGAAGAATCGGAATCAATGCGCCAATCAGCGTCGTCTTGCCCCTGTTCTTATAACCGACAATTTGACAGACGGCAGGTCTGCGGCCTCTCCTAGCGGCTTGTCCCAATAAAGGACGAACTCTGCCCTGCACGCGACTGCTTGACCCATTACCTTTGGTCGCAAGCCTTGTCCCGCAGTGGCGTTTAAGAGAGCGTTCCCTATGCCGAGAAGAGACTTCCATCGTCCTCATCATGGCAGCTTGATAAAGCGAACCTTTGAGCCCGCGATGAGTCCCCGCTCATCCGGCGAGACGACCAGCAGACAGTCGCTGTCCTTGATCGTGACCATTACCGAGGATTCATCAATAGAGGCCGGGTAAGCGTGCATAACTCCATCCTGCAGCTCCAGACGCGCTCTCACGAAGCGGGTAAAATTGTTGACCTTCTGGTAGTCCTTCGCCAGCACCGCGACTCCTTCGGGAAGAAAAGGAGATGGAGCACCCTGCATCGCAGCCAGCACCGGATAAGCGAATAGATGAAATCCGACGAAGCAGGCGCCCGGATTGCCGGACAGCGCGATGATAGGCGTTCCGCCGCGAACGGCTGCCGTCGTTACGCTGCCGGGACGCATGGCGACCTTGTTGAAGAGCATGCCATCCGGGTCTTCACGGATCAGATCGCCCATAATATCATAATCGCCGACTGACACACCGCCGATGGTGATCACGAGATCATAAGCTTCCAGCGCCATCTCCACCTTCGTGCGCGCAAGCTCCAGATCGTCGGCGATGGCGCCCAGCATCACCGGCTCGCCGCCCGCTTCCCGAATCAGCACCTCCAGCATCGGCGAATTGCTGTCCCGGATCTTGCCGGGTTGGAGCGGGTCGCCAACTCCAAGCAGCTCGCTTCCCGTCGCGAATATCGCCGCCTTGGGTCGCCGGATCACCGGAATCTCGGCGATGCCGAAGGCCGCCAGAACGGCAATGTCACCGGCCGTGATTTGCCGGCCTGCCTCCAGCACCTTGTCCCCGCTGCGGATTTCAAATCCCCGGGGCGTGACGTTGCGCCCGGCCTGGATGACCGTGCGTACGCCAACCCATGACACGCCATCTTCCTCACGCGTCATCGTCGCCTCCAGCATAACGACCGCGTCCGCTCCCTCCGGAACCTGCGCTCCGGTCATGATTCTCGCCGCCGTACCCGGCGTAATCTTCGCTTCCGATACGAACCCGCAGGGAATTTCATCGACAACCCTGAGCCATACGGTCTCTTCGTCTCTCGCCGCTCCCGTATCCGCCGCAATGACTGCGTAGCCGTCCATTCCGGAACGATTGAACGCCGGAAAGGGATGCGGCGCTGTAATATCCTCCGCCAATCTGCGTCCGGCCGACTGTCTGATCGGAACGTTCTCCATCTCCAGCGGAGAGGCATATGCCATAAGCTTCTGCTGAGCCTCATGCACCTGAACCACTTTTCTGCCGAACTTGCCGCTCTTGGTGGTCTCTTCCATCATGACGATCCCTCCGTTATCCCATAGTAATAACTCCCGCCTAGTACTGCTTCCCTCCGAATCCGTTTCATTGTAACATACCGGAATAATCGTCCCCAAACCTGTAAAGATGTTCCCGATAACGAGAAAAAGCGGGCATGTCTGATGACATACCCGCTTGATGACATACCCGCTGTCATATATTGATAAATCCATTTGTTCGATCGGCTTTCTTAAAAAGCTCTAGGAAGCCCGGATGACCTGAACGTCGCCCGGAATAATCTTCTCCCCTTCGTACAGCATAAACCGCCCGTTCTGCCACTCAATTCGAAGCAGCTGGCCTTCGTCGGACTGATACTGCCACACATGCTGGTCGCCCGCATTCATAAAAGGCGTCTGACCGGTCACCGCCACATGGCCCTCGTACTCTTCCTCCAGATAGTAGAGGATATCGTCGAGCTCCATCGTAGTTGGAACCTCGGCCAGGCTGTCCATCCGGCCGTCAATCGCCTTGTACAGCGCATACCGCAGCTCTTCCCGCTGCTCCACATGCAAATAGGCCAGCGCTGCTCCGTCGCGAAGCGTCAGCAGCGCTGTGTTTCGGCCGAAATTACTGACCCGTCCAGTCACTTCATAACTAACAAGCGATACCTCGCAAATATCGCCTGGCGACAGCTGAAGCACGCTCTTAGGTGCGGGAAGCGGTTCATCCTTGGCGAACAGATTGCCAATACGTTTCCATATACTCATGGTCGTTCCTCCTGTCAGGTCCTTGTACATACAAGGACGGGGAGAGCGACTCAACGCTTCTCCCCGCCTATCGCCTTCACGATATCGTGACGGGAGGCTCTTATTGCTTCTCGTACTGCTTCATCAGAGCGGCCAGTTCATCTTCAACGCCCTGGTCCTTCGACAGCTGCTCGAACTCGTCGTCAAGCGACTTTGTGCCTTTGCTCATTTCGTTGCTTGCTTCCGCCTGGGCTTCGGCCTGCAGCATCTTCTCTTCCATGCGCTTCAGTCCGGCTGTTGCGGAGTCGGAGCTGAAGCCGCTCATAGCCTTATTGATTTCAGTCTGCGCCTTGGCCGCGTTATAACGGGCTACCAGCGTCTCGCGCTTGCTCTTCATCTGGCCGAGCTGCTTGCGCATCTCTTCCAGCTTGTCGCGGAGATTGTCAGCCGAAGCCTTGTTCTGGTCGTAGCTCGTCTTATACTCGGCGAGCTTGCCTTCAGCCGTCTTCTTCTCTTCCAGCGCCCGGCGCGCCAGATCGGCGTTGCCCGCCTGTGCGGCGGCGTGGGCCTGCTGGTTACGCTTGTTCACAAGCGCTTCCTGCTCTTCGTACAGCTGCTTGAATTTCTTCTCAATCGCGATCTGGGCGGCGACTGCTTTCTCGGCGTCTTCCAAATCTTCGGTCATATCCCGGATATATTGGTCAGTCATTTTGATCGGGTCTTCAGCCTTGTCGATAATCGCATTGATATTGGACATCGTTAAATCGCGCAATCTTTTAAAAATGGACATATGTTCATTCCTCCAAAAGATGGTTTTTAAACTTGTTGATATGTTTTACGCAGGTCAGCGGAATCCGTTTCATTTTTTGTTTCGTAAAAACTGATCCACCTTGCGATCCACCGTCTCAACCACGCGAAATATTTGCTCCTTGGTCAGATTGTCGTAATGGATGCCCATCACAACGGTCACGGTTCGCCCAAGCGCCTCGGCGGCTTGTCTGGCGATCCGCTCGCTGATCGTATGCTCCTTGTGTCCGGGAACCGCCGAGGTTCCGGAGGAGACGCCGCCCGTATCCGGATATGCAATGCTGGCCGCCCCGATATGCCTGACCCCGCCGGTAATTACCAGAAGAAGATCGCGCCCCACCTCGAAATCGGTGATGACTATGTCTTCAGGGTCAAATGCTTCCGAAGGCAAGAAATCTCCCTCCTTCATGCACCTGCATGACTGCGGAACTTAAATGATGCCGCGGATTTCATCCAGGGAAGAGATATTTTCTTCGATCATAAACTGCCGGAGACCGGTTAGCAAGTCCCGTCCGGCCCGCATATTCATGAAATTATAGGTGCCGACCTGAACGACAGCGGCTCCGGCCATAATAAATTCGACAATATCTGTCGCGGAAGCGATCCCGCCCATGCCGATGACCGGTATGCTGACTCTCTTCGCCACCTGATGCACCATGCGCAGCGCAACCGGCTTGATGGCAGGGCCCGACAGACCCGCATACAGATTATTGAATACGCTCCGTCTGCGCCGCACATCGATCTTCATGCCGGAAATCGTATTGATCAAGGAGACAGCGTCCGCCCCTTCCTCCTGGCACATTGCGGCCATGTCTGCGATGTCTTCGGCGTTCGGAGACAGCTTGACGGACAGCGGCAGACTCGTCGCACCGCGAACGGCGCGGACAAGCTCCCGGGCATCGCAGGTGCGGATGCCGAAGGCGATGCCGCCTTCTTTTACATTGGGACAGGAAATATTGAGCTCTATCATATCCACTGCTTTCGTTCCATGCTCCGCCCGGCGGTCGGCATCCTGCTGAATCAGTTCCGCTCCGGTAACATAATCCTCAAAGGTGTTGCCGCCAAGATTGACGATTCTTGCGGTGTCCAGCGATTCCCAATAGGCGCCTTCCTTCTTAAGAAAAGCATGAATGCCCGGATTCTCCAGACCGACGCTGTTCAGCATGCCCGAAGGTGTCTCGTACACCCTCACGCCCGGGTTCCCTGCTTTGGGATTCAGCGTAAGACCTTTGCCCGAAATGCCTCCAAGCTCATTTACATCGTAAAACTTGGCATATTCCCGTCCAAACCCGAAGGTTCCTGATGCCATCACAATCGGATTCTTGAAGGTAACCCCCGCAATAACAGTGCTCAGATCAAGCTTCGTATCCGCCGCTCCGCTCGTTTCCGTTCTAATCATGAAATACCACCTCTTCCGCCAAAAATACAGGTCCGTCCGCACATGCCTTCCGCTGTCCGTCCTTGCACGATACGCTGCATACGAGGCAGGCTCCGATGCCGCACGCCATCCGGTTCTCCAATGAGAGGTACACATTCACCCGGCTGCCCTCCGACTGGGCCGCTGCAGCCTTATGCTGTGCTGCTTTGAGCATTGGGTGTGGCCCGCAGACGAACACATGGTCATAGGCCTTGAAATCGACGCTGTCCAGAATGAGGCCGCCGACATCCACCGTCAGCTTATCAGCGTAGGGACGAAATTGTTCAGTCGCGAATGGCTCCCGGCTGTATCCCAGGAAGACGTCGCAGCCCGGAAGCTCACGGGCACAGTACATGAGAGGCGCAATGCCGATTCCCCCGCCTACCAGAGCGATCCGTCCCTCAACCTTGGGAAAGCCGCTGCCGAATGGCCCTTCCAGCTGAATAGGATCGCCAGGAGTCAGCTTCGCGAACAGCTCCGTACCTTCGCCTACAACATGATATAAGAAATCGATGCTGTCTTCCCCTACCTGATGGATGCTAAGAGGTCTCGACAGCACCGGATAGTTGTCCCATGCCCGCAGCATATAGAATTGGCCCATTTCACCGCTGTAATCTCCGCCGACCCGGAGATGGTAAACATTGTCCGCCAGTTGTTCATTACTAATAACCGTCCCCACGTTATCAAGCTCCTTCAAATTTTATCTTATTAAACATGCCTGAGAAGAAACTTAAAATCTGTGATATTCTTCACACCTTTGAATGTTTTTCGCGTGAAAGACAAATAATAGACGGAAACGCCTTTACGGGAAGGAGAACGTGTAATGAGATTTTTTCCAGCGGCTCGCTTGCTGACGGCCGTTTTAATCCTGACACTGGTCTGCGGCATGTCTGGCTGCTCCGGTTATATTCCGGCAGAACGTTCTTCCGGAGCATCGTCCTTTGGGGAGTGGAACCTGTCCGGGAAGGAGCCGGCAAAAACAGAAGCCCGTCCGGTAGCCGCTGCTTCCTCTCCCCTTACCCTTAGCCAGCTGATCCGTAAATATCCGAATGCGATCAAAACAAACGGTCCCCGGGTCAAGCAGATCGCCCTGACCTTCGATGATGTACCGGACCCCCGGTTCACCCCGGTAATTTTGGATGTCCTCAAGAGATACAATGTGAAGGCGACGTTCTTTCTGGTGGGAAGCCGGGCAGCCAAGCATCCCGCACTCGTCCGGAGGATCGTCCGCGAAGGGCACAGCATCGGTAATCATTCATACAGTCATCCACAGTTCAGCAAGCTTGATCTGCAGAGCTTCCGGAAACAAATCTTGAGGTCGGAGAAGACAATATCGGGGATTACCGGCATCCGGCCCAGACTGATTCGTCCGCCATACGGCGACGTTAACGAGCAGCAGCTGAAATGGGCCGCCGCTAACGGCTATACCTTTATCAACTGGAATGTCGACTCCGAGGACTGGAAAGGGCTGTCGGCTGCACGGGTCAAAGCGAATATTTTGCCGCATGCCGGTCGGGGTGCAATCATTCTTCAGCATGGAGGCGGGGGTGCAGGCAGCGATCTGAAGGGAACGATTCAGGCCCTGCCCGACATTATCAATAACCTGCGCCAGAGAGGGTACAGTTTCGTAACCGTCCCCCAGCTCCTTCATCTCGCTGCAAGCCGATCTTAAGCGGACGCTTTAATGAATAAGAACGCTGGGCAGCTATGCCCTGATATTGAAAAAAGCCGGCCTCGGTCTGTGCCCGTCCGGCTTTGCAATGCCTGTTTAATTGATCAAATAGAGCTCCACGTTCTGAAATCCGAATTCCGAGACAAAGCTCTGGCTGCCTGGAATGAAGATATCGATCCGGTTGCCTTTAATGGCGCTTCCCGTATCCAATGCTGTGGCGACAAATGCCTGCTTCGGCAGGCCGGGATGCGAATACCCCGTGACCAGCACTTTTGTGCCGAGTGGAATAATAGAAGGGTCAACGGCGATGGTGCCCAGCTTCAGCGGATTGCCGAAATAGTCGACGGAACCCCAAGGTCCGTTCTCGCTCGCAGCCGAAGAATAGGCGGTAGCCTTAGCCTGCACGGTTTTGTCGTAGGTAAAGACCTTGCCCCAGGCTTCCACTGTCTTGTTCCCTTGACTGCCCGACTGTTTGGCTGATTCGGCACTGGCAATTCCCGATCCGGCCAGGGCGGTGCTGCCCGGAACGACCAGACGCAGGCCCGGATATATGTTCTGTGGATCGACTTCCGGATTAGCCTGCATCAGTTGCTCCAGACTGACGCTATATTTTTGGGCGACTCTGTAAAAGGTGGTCTGATCTCCGGCGACATGGATACGCTCGGCATGAGCAGGCGCGGCCATCAGCATTACGCTGAGTCCGAGCAGGGCGGCTGCAGTTTTAACCGTCTTGATGTTCTTGATCATGGTGCCTCCTTAAGTACTGCGCACAAGCTTATGTAGGTTCCTTGCGGCAATGCGGTTTTTTGGTTTCCCCGTTCAACAGTTTTGAATATATCACAATTTTGTAACCAGTGCACTTACAAATGCTTCCAACAAGCGTGAAAAGCACGCTAAAACTGAGTTTTTTCTACCGAAATTTGTTTCAAATAGAATAATAAGCGGCTTTTTTCATGTCAGATTTGTTATATTTATAGTATGTGGATGGATTGGCTGCACAACAATAACCGGCCTTGTAATATCCGGTAAATATCCGTCCCGATAACACGCACCGCAAGACAGCAATTCTTATGTCAGGTTTTTTTTTCGATTTTACACTGCGTTAACATTTCATTCCCTGGTAAAAGGTAAAATGAATACGATGCAGGCGATATGATAAAATGGAGTATATTCATTCTGGTAGCCAATTTGGAGGAAACATGAGCGAAGAAGAGAAAAAACATCACAGCAGTCCATCCGCCGCCTATCTGAACCGGGACCTCAGCTGGATCGAGTTTAACCGAAGAGTCCTTCATGAGGCACAGGACCCGGACAACCCCCTGCTTGAGAGGGCCAAGTTCCTCGGTATTGTATCAAGCAATCTCGATGAATTTATCAGCGTTCGGGTTGCAGGGATTCAGGACCAGATCAGGGCGGGCTATACCAAAAAGGATTTTACCGGATACACCCCTTCCGGTCTGCTCAAACGGCTGTATAAGCGTGTCGGCCAAAGCGTGAACGAGCAGTACCGTTCTTTCCGCGATCTGTCGCGCAGCTTACATAAAGAAGGCATCGTCTTCGTGGATTATGAGGATTTGACCCATGCCCAGGAGACAGCTGTTGAGGACTATTACCGGGACATTATTTTTCCCGTGCTGACGCCGATGGCCGTGGACCAGAGCCGACCCTTTCCGCTTGTGCACAGCTTGTTCATCTACCTGGCGGTCGTGCTGGGCAAGAAGGATCAAGATGACGACGAGCTGTTCTTCGCCATCCTGCAGATTCCATCGAATCTGCCCCGGTGCATTCCGCTCCCCCACCGTTCCAACAGCAAACGCCGCCAGTTTATCTTTATTGAAGATGTGATCAGAGCCCATATCGGAACACTCTTCAGCGGCTATCAAGCGCTTGCGGTTAACGAATTCAGGCTGACTCGAAACTCCGACCTCAGCATTGACGAGGAAGGCGCCGAGGATCTGCTGGAGGAGATTGAGAAGGAGCTCCGCAAACGGCGCCGCGGCGTTCCGGTAAGGCTGGAGGTCCAGAAAGGCATCCATCCGTTCGCACTGGAGCAGCTGCAGACCGAATTTGAAACCGAAATTTTTACCTTTGAAATTGACGGTCCGCTTGATCTTGGCTTCTTCCGCCAGTTCGCCTCAGGCCTCAAGGGATACAGTTATCTCAACTATCCGCCGATTGAGCCCGTCTATCCGGCCGAGTTCGATGAGACAGAAGATTTCTTTGATGTATTAACCAAACGCGATGTCCTCGTATACCATCCGTATGAGTCATTTGAGGCGATGATTGACTTCATCACCCAGGCTTCGGAAGATGATCAGGTTATGGCGATCAAAATGACGCTGTATCGGGTGAGCGGCAACTCGCCGCTGATCGGAGCGCTTGCGCATGCTGCGGAGTCGGGCAAGCAGGTTACAGTCGTGGTGGAACTGAAAGCGAGGTTCGACGAGGAACGCAACATCGCCTGGGCCCGGAAGCTGGAGCAGGCGGGCTGTCACGTCGTCTACGGCCTTGTCGGATTGAAGACTCATGCCAAAATTACGCTGATCGTCCGCCAGGAAGACAACGAGCTGCGGCGTTATGTTCATATCGGCACCGGCAATTATAATGAAAATACCGCAAAAATGTATACCGATATCAGTCTCTTCACCTCAAATGACGATATCGGCCTCGACGCTTCGGAGCTGTTCAATCAAATTACCGGGTATTCCTCGAACCGGGAGTGGAACGCAATCGTCGTTGCGCCGAGCAGTATGAGCACCAATCTGCGGCGATTGATCCAGCGGGAGAGCGAGCATGCCGCCGCAGGGCGTCCGGCCAGAGTCATCGCCAAGATGAACTCCTTGTCGAACCAGCAGGTCATCGACGATCTGTATGAAGCCAACGCTGCTGGCGTTACGATCGACCTGATCGTACGAGGGGTATGCTGTCTGCGCCCGGGCGTTCCAGGCCTGAGCGAGCATATTACGGTCCGAAGCATCGTCGACCGGTTCCTGGAGCATTCCCGGATTTATTATTTTGAGAACGGCGGAGATCCGGAGGTCTACATGTCCAGTGCTGACTGGATGACGCGGAATTTGACCCGGCGTGTGGAATTAATGTGTCCGGTGAAGGATAAAGAGACGCGCGGGCAGGTCGTCGAGATTCTGCAAATGTCGCTGCGGGACAATCAGAAATCCAGCTTCCTGACTCCAAGCGGGAACTATGAACGCCCGGACGACAAAGAGGCTCCTTATCGGAGCCAATTCGAGGCCATGGCGGTTAGTGAATGGAAGTATAAATCAGAGTAACCTTAATCCCCCATGCGCTCTTGAACGCTTTAAGCGCATTATCGATTTCCTCCAGCCGAAGAAGCGGGCGTTCGCTTACCATCAGCTCGATGTCCAGCATGCTGCCTCTTCTTACCGGCTTGATTTGCAGCTCGATTCCGATATCGCTGCCGTCCAGCGCAGCGCTTAATTGCACGAGTGATCCAAGCTTGTGTATCCAATCCTCGTCGGATGCGAGAAGAATGTCCTTATGCTCGGCGGACAGCTTCTGCTTCCGGCTTTTTGTGCTGAAGGAAGCAATCAAGGCGCAGAGAACAAGCTGACGGTGCGTCAATCCGCGGATGGGCGAATTCATAAGCCAATACTGGGTGTGGCGTTTGGATTGATAATAGTTGATGTTGGCCCCAAGCCGGTGCAGCATGACGGACACGTAAATCAGCATCTCCTGCTCTTCTGTATGCTCGTCCTCTTTTAGCGCAGCGAACAGAGCCCCAGCCAGCTTGTAGACAGGATACAGAAAGAAGCTCGACGCTTCCCGGTTAAGGAGCTGAATGGTGCGGAGACTATACTCCAGGGCGCTTGGGCGGACCGGGTGCTCCGGCTCCAGCAAATCATGCAGCATTCCTTCGCGCAAGCCCTCGCCGCTGATGACTGCCCCGCCCGCATCGATATACTGGTATACAGTATGAAAGATGATCAGACCCGACACGATAATATCGGCACGGCTCTTGGATAAGCCATCCACATTTTTGCGCTTGTCGTATGGCATTGCCGGGAGCGTCTCCATGAACTTCTTCACGGTTTCGGTAGACAAGGTGTAGCCATGCGAATTGGGCAGCGAGTAATTCCGCCGCTTCTGGTCAATTTTGCCCAAGGTGCGGATCGTTCCGCCCAGACCATACAGCAGAAGTCCCTTGCCCTCCTTCAACCATTCGCATTCCTCCAGCCGTTCCCGCACATAGCTCTCCAGCTTCCGGACCTGCTCTCCGCTCCAGTTGCCGTTCTGCCCGAACATGACATTGGTGTTGACGGCTCCGAAGGGAAAAGAGATGCTGTAGGCGTGTCTTCTGTTCCGGAACAATGTAATTTCCGTACTCCCGCCGCCGATGTCGATGACAAAACCGTCCTGTGCGTCAAAGGCGTTGATCACGCCAAGAAAGCCGAAGTAAGCCTCCTGATGACCGCTTACAATCTCAATGGGCAGCGAAGCCTGCTCCGACAAGTATTTCACGATCTCTTCCGAATTGACCGCATTGCGGATCGCCGCAGTCGCTCCGACGCGGATGCGCTCTGCGCCATACATCCGGCACACGCTCTTGAACTGCAGCAGCACCGGTACTATCGATTGAAGCTCTTCGTGTTCAAGATGCCCGTCCTTCGTAATTTTTTCACTTAATCGCGCCGAATTTTTGCATTCCTTGATAATCCGGAACCCGCCTTCCGGCGTTGTTTCATAGATGACCAGCCTGATCGAGTTGGAGCCGATGTCGATGATCCCCACCCGGCTTAAGTAGTTATCCATATTTTGTCCCCTTTTTATGTCGCTGAGCCTTATTATACAACCGTTTGCAGCATATTTACATTTTAAACGGCCTTCATTTTTCTAAACGCTGATCTTTCGTTCAAGCAAAGTTATTGCAGCGGGGATGACGAAACGACCTCCGGATAGCGGCTGGTTCGCTTTGTGTCCGATTGAAAAACGATCCGTTCGCTTAGCGTCCAACTAAACGATTCAGTTGATCCGGGTAATAAACAAGCTGCCCCAGCAGCCATCACATGGCATTTGGGACAGCTTCTGATATCGTTACAGCACCTTGCTGAGAAAATCTTTGGTTCGGGAGTGCTGCGGATTGCCGAACACTTCTGCCGGCGTGCCCTGCTCGACGATAACGCCGCCATCCATGAACAGAATCCGGTCCCCCACTTCCCGTGCGAAGCCCATCTCATGTGTGACAATGACCATCGTCATTCCTTGTAGAGCCAGCTTCTTCATAACCTCCAGCACCTCACCGACCATTTCGGGGTCAAGCGCGGAAGTCGGCTCGTCGAACAGCATGACATGGGGCTGCATCGCGAGCGCCCGGGCAATGGCGATCCGCTGCTTCTGGCCGCCGGAGAGCTGCGAAGGATAGGCATCCTTCTTGTCCTCAAGGCCAACCGTGCGCAGCAGTTCCATGGCAACCCGCTGAGCTTCCGCCGCTGGCTGCTTCTTCACCTTGACCGGTGCGAGCGTAATGTTCTCCAGCACGGTTTTATGCGGAAACAGGTTAAACTGCTGGAAGACCATCCCCATCTTCTCGCGGGTCGCGTTGATGTCATGCTTACGGTCTGTAATCGAAGCGCCTTCGAATGTAACCTCGCCCCCGGTCGGCTGTTCCAGCAGATTCAGGCAGCGCAGGAAGGTGCTTTTTCCCGAGCCGCTCGGTCCGATGACAACTACGACTTCCCCTTTATGAATCGTCAGGTCGATGCCTTTCAGAATTTCCAGTCTTCCGAATGATTTCTGCAAATTATTAACGGTGATCACTGGCGCTCAATCTCCTTTCCAGTAGCCCAAGCAGCTTGGACAGCGCAAAGGTCAGCACGAAATACATTAAAGCGATGATCAGCAGCGGCGTCAGGCCGTCATAGGTAATGGACGTAATCGTACG includes these proteins:
- a CDS encoding Ppx/GppA phosphatase family protein, which encodes MDNYLSRVGIIDIGSNSIRLVIYETTPEGGFRIIKECKNSARLSEKITKDGHLEHEELQSIVPVLLQFKSVCRMYGAERIRVGATAAIRNAVNSEEIVKYLSEQASLPIEIVSGHQEAYFGFLGVINAFDAQDGFVIDIGGGSTEITLFRNRRHAYSISFPFGAVNTNVMFGQNGNWSGEQVRKLESYVRERLEECEWLKEGKGLLLYGLGGTIRTLGKIDQKRRNYSLPNSHGYTLSTETVKKFMETLPAMPYDKRKNVDGLSKSRADIIVSGLIIFHTVYQYIDAGGAVISGEGLREGMLHDLLEPEHPVRPSALEYSLRTIQLLNREASSFFLYPVYKLAGALFAALKEDEHTEEQEMLIYVSVMLHRLGANINYYQSKRHTQYWLMNSPIRGLTHRQLVLCALIASFSTKSRKQKLSAEHKDILLASDEDWIHKLGSLVQLSAALDGSDIGIELQIKPVRRGSMLDIELMVSERPLLRLEEIDNALKAFKSAWGIKVTLIYTSIH
- a CDS encoding amino acid ABC transporter ATP-binding protein, producing the protein MITVNNLQKSFGRLEILKGIDLTIHKGEVVVVIGPSGSGKSTFLRCLNLLEQPTGGEVTFEGASITDRKHDINATREKMGMVFQQFNLFPHKTVLENITLAPVKVKKQPAAEAQRVAMELLRTVGLEDKKDAYPSQLSGGQKQRIAIARALAMQPHVMLFDEPTSALDPEMVGEVLEVMKKLALQGMTMVIVTHEMGFAREVGDRILFMDGGVIVEQGTPAEVFGNPQHSRTKDFLSKVL